Proteins found in one Kiloniellales bacterium genomic segment:
- a CDS encoding amino acid ABC transporter substrate-binding protein, with translation MRNLIVGVVLACAPLSAAAAADLSGTLKRISDTGKINLGFREAEPPMSFLDKEGKPIGYSIDLCNYVAVAVKRQLDRPDITVNYVPVTAETRFSAIESGKIDLLCGATTKTLGRAERVGFTQLTFVTGASLMSLSAEPVPGIMGLKGKRVAVVDNTTTIQALKGALESSLVDAEVVPVASASEGIASLEKAEVDAFSSDQVVLIGQIITSKDPKIFFLSEELFSFEPFALATARGDADFQLVANRALSELNRSGRIAQIYKRWFGRVAQNPPRVLKALYQLNSTPE, from the coding sequence ATGCGTAACCTCATCGTGGGGGTGGTTCTGGCCTGCGCGCCCTTGTCGGCGGCGGCTGCCGCCGACCTCAGCGGCACGCTCAAGCGGATCAGCGATACCGGGAAGATCAACCTGGGCTTCCGCGAGGCGGAGCCGCCCATGTCGTTCCTCGACAAGGAGGGCAAGCCGATCGGCTATTCGATCGACCTCTGCAACTACGTCGCGGTGGCAGTGAAGCGGCAGCTGGACCGTCCGGACATCACCGTCAACTACGTCCCGGTCACGGCCGAGACCCGCTTCTCCGCGATCGAGTCCGGCAAGATCGACCTTCTGTGCGGCGCGACGACCAAGACCCTAGGCCGCGCCGAGCGGGTCGGCTTCACCCAGCTGACCTTCGTCACCGGGGCCTCCCTGATGAGCCTCAGCGCCGAACCGGTCCCGGGGATCATGGGCCTCAAGGGCAAGCGGGTCGCCGTCGTCGACAACACCACGACCATCCAAGCCTTGAAGGGCGCGTTGGAGAGCTCCCTGGTCGACGCCGAAGTCGTTCCGGTCGCCTCGGCGAGCGAGGGCATAGCTTCGCTGGAGAAGGCCGAGGTCGATGCCTTCTCGTCGGACCAGGTGGTGCTGATCGGCCAGATCATCACGAGCAAGGACCCCAAGATCTTCTTCCTGTCCGAAGAGCTCTTCTCCTTCGAGCCCTTCGCGCTCGCGACGGCGCGGGGCGACGCGGACTTCCAGCTGGTCGCCAACCGGGCGCTCTCTGAGCTGAACCGCAGCGGCCGGATCGCCCAGATCTACAAGCGCTGGTTCGGGCGGGTCGCGCAGAACCCGCCTCGGGTTCTCAAGGCGCTCTATCAGCTGAACTCTACGCCGGAGTAG
- a CDS encoding DUF4410 domain-containing protein, with protein sequence MDTFSFDRRSVAERAMARHLAGSIAALLAAALLAGCASANVTKLEAYKGETLAKPDRVVVYGFAYAPGQGGAAGQGTGQGTAGDAAGQPALTPEQVEFGKSISDVLQAVLVEEIGAFGIPTEPAGKLAGAEGTALLIQGQFISVDEGSAAARMLVGFGAGRTKVVTRSQVRYATPEGEEQIKQFEVVGTSGSKPGFIMPLGIGGATGQMKRSVIIGGTATVVSEAVGPDVLSDTQRTGKELAAELGRFFKRQGWI encoded by the coding sequence ATGGACACCTTCAGTTTCGACAGGCGGTCCGTAGCCGAACGGGCGATGGCCCGGCACTTGGCCGGCAGCATCGCGGCGCTGCTGGCCGCCGCTCTCCTCGCCGGCTGCGCCTCGGCCAACGTCACGAAGCTTGAGGCCTACAAGGGCGAGACGCTGGCAAAGCCGGACCGCGTCGTGGTCTACGGCTTCGCCTACGCGCCCGGCCAGGGCGGGGCCGCGGGCCAGGGGACAGGCCAAGGGACCGCTGGTGACGCCGCGGGCCAGCCGGCCTTGACACCGGAGCAGGTCGAGTTCGGCAAGTCGATCTCCGATGTGCTCCAGGCCGTCCTGGTCGAGGAGATCGGCGCCTTCGGCATCCCGACCGAGCCGGCCGGCAAGCTGGCCGGGGCGGAGGGCACCGCGCTCTTGATCCAAGGGCAGTTTATCTCGGTCGACGAAGGCAGTGCCGCGGCGCGGATGCTGGTCGGCTTCGGCGCCGGGCGGACCAAAGTGGTCACCCGGAGCCAGGTCCGCTACGCCACGCCGGAGGGAGAGGAGCAGATCAAGCAGTTCGAGGTGGTCGGCACGAGCGGCTCCAAGCCCGGCTTCATCATGCCCCTCGGGATCGGCGGCGCGACCGGTCAGATGAAGCGCAGCGTCATCATCGGCGGTACGGCCACGGTCGTCTCGGAAGCGGTCGGACCCGATGTCCTGTCCGACACCCAGCGCACCGGCAAGGAGTTGGCCGCCGAGCTGGGCAGGTTCTTCAAGCGGCAAGGCTGGATCTGA
- a CDS encoding TRAP transporter substrate-binding protein, with protein MLRKSLIAVSFGILACALAAGAQARTLKLQTSQSAGDFTFKYLTEKWAPKVEAMSGGSLKLQLMPTKSVVPHRETIDAVGAGILDGDLNAVSYFSGRDPVFAIIGDLIAGYDNPDQVQMWCMNGGGKEILQKAYDKYTKGRVHVIGCGPYAREALVSKKKITGVDGLKGVKIRSPEGLAAEVFKRVGAAPVALPFSEVYTSLEKGIVDAADASAYVNNDSKGMHKIAHYPIYPGIHSQAVLQFIVNKSTWDKLSDAERTILETWYIAAYTDLRRHADMQDRILAAKHRAGEGPVKEVVDWNQEERDKFRAIAEGAWKDFAEQSPLAKEAYESHVKFMRAYGLLQ; from the coding sequence ATGTTGCGGAAGTCTCTGATCGCCGTATCGTTCGGCATTCTCGCCTGCGCGCTCGCGGCCGGCGCCCAGGCCAGGACCCTGAAGCTCCAGACCAGTCAAAGCGCCGGCGATTTCACCTTCAAGTACCTGACCGAGAAGTGGGCGCCCAAGGTCGAGGCCATGTCCGGCGGCTCGCTGAAGCTGCAGTTGATGCCTACCAAGTCGGTCGTGCCGCACCGAGAGACCATCGACGCGGTCGGCGCCGGAATCCTCGACGGCGACCTCAACGCGGTCTCCTACTTCTCCGGCCGCGACCCGGTCTTCGCCATCATCGGCGACCTGATCGCCGGCTACGACAATCCGGACCAGGTCCAGATGTGGTGCATGAACGGCGGCGGCAAGGAGATCCTGCAGAAGGCCTACGACAAGTACACCAAGGGCCGGGTCCACGTGATCGGCTGCGGGCCCTACGCGCGCGAGGCCCTGGTCTCCAAGAAGAAGATCACCGGCGTCGACGGCTTGAAGGGTGTGAAGATCCGCTCGCCCGAGGGCCTGGCCGCCGAGGTCTTCAAGCGGGTCGGCGCCGCGCCGGTCGCCCTGCCGTTCTCCGAGGTCTACACCTCCCTGGAGAAGGGGATCGTCGACGCGGCCGACGCCAGCGCCTACGTGAACAACGATTCCAAGGGCATGCACAAGATCGCCCACTATCCGATCTATCCCGGCATCCACAGCCAGGCGGTGCTGCAGTTCATCGTGAACAAGAGCACCTGGGACAAGCTGAGCGACGCCGAGCGGACCATCCTCGAGACCTGGTACATCGCGGCCTACACCGACTTGCGCCGTCACGCCGATATGCAGGACCGTATCCTGGCGGCCAAGCACCGCGCGGGCGAGGGCCCGGTCAAAGAAGTGGTCGACTGGAACCAGGAGGAGCGCGACAAGTTCCGCGCGATCGCCGAAGGCGCCTGGAAGGACTTCGCCGAGCAGTCGCCCTTGGCCAAGGAAGCCTACGAGTCTCACGTCAAGTTCATGCGGGCCTACGGTCTCCTGCAGTAG